The genomic stretch CCCGTCCGCAGACTGCGGTACGTGCCACGAGCCGGCCGGAGCGTGCAGGAATGTGCCTGCGGCGTAGTCGTTGACGCCGTCGTTGAACACACCGGAAACCACGTAGACCTCTTCGGGGCCTGGGGCATGCAGGTCTTGTCCGACCCAGACCGCGCCCGGTGCGATGGTTGTCACCGCCGCCTTGG from Cytophagia bacterium CHB2 encodes the following:
- a CDS encoding anti-sigma factor, whose protein sequence is MTTSGDVASFGPNAPGYVWKSTTDVEPTEVSPGITVQLLWTGANGAKAAVTTIAPGAVWVGQDLHAPGPEEVYVVSGVFNDGVNDYAAGTFLHAPAGSWHVPQSADGCVLFLFYPEG